One region of Carya illinoinensis cultivar Pawnee chromosome 8, C.illinoinensisPawnee_v1, whole genome shotgun sequence genomic DNA includes:
- the LOC122274666 gene encoding uncharacterized protein LOC122274666, with translation MDPSVIAQLMDILRVNPYSRFFRSLGDLPSLECQKICIRSDPGLDQRVYNAPTSSEVAAIWIEDDTLEQITPRDIFVYNHVGGSHIVQYYYGCYDPLQYPLLFPFGDIGWHQGIQRINRRSAFMSNHSHTAQSIDPHQSISAEELLRQEDQVFRRKRKDSFVSCREYYCYKLQIRENINSILLVSGRLLQQFVVDMYIKIETSRLDYFRNNQQHIRSELYQSIVDSINVGETNASRIGKRIILPSSFIGGPRDMQKRYMEAMTLVQRYGKPDIFLTITCNPNWKEISAELKPHEETQNRPNLIAQVFKAKLEELKDQLFKREIFGKVSAYVYVIEHQKRGLPHAHFLIILHRDWKLYAPESFDQIVSAELPDKNKNLHLYTAVTKHMMHGPCGILNPANVCMKRNGHCKNSYPRQFVKNTTIGNDCFPIYRRADDKKVVKIRGHDLDNRWVVPYNPYLLAMFDCHINVKICSTIKAVKYLYKYVYKGHDRVAFNLVSEQTNQQIDEIQQFQSARWIAPPEAMWRIYGFIINEVHPAVYNLHLHLENQHQVTFRAHENLTNVINSDLSAKSMLTEFFSTNQVDQNARRLLYKEFPEFYVWSQQYKMWTVRKKQVVIGRIVTANPSEGERYYLRILLNHIRGPLSFDDLKTVNGVLAPTFREAATMHGLLQRDNSIEECLQEASLYQTPSNLRRLFATILVYCNPANPRYLWELFEQDMSADFQTTEHSLLNVRMQVLHSISTTLESMGRDINSFQLLDQNIHFDEDEFLSREIDDELAVSIPEEDILASTLLNTEQQVVYKLVLEKVFSDQNAAFFIDGPGGTGKTFLYKALLAEIRSKDLIAIATASSGVAASILPGGRTAHSRFKMPLDSNKNSICSVSKQSGLAKLLQVTKLIIWDEAPMSRKEAIEALDRMLKDVNDSELPFGGKVVIFGGDFRQILPVVPKGTRQQHIDASLVSSYLWPILTKIHLTENMRARLDPDFSNYILELGNGMPPITIDEYVKIPTTMLIPYQDDSTSLDQLLDAIFDDISEYSMNISNMMNRAILAPKNSYVDEINNLLIQRFPGEMKQYYSFDETIDASEQAVMEDFLNTLTPNGFPPHQLLLKQNCPIMLLRNINPSEGLCNGTRLICRNFDHNVIHAEIAIGHQSGKKVFIPRIPFLPRPDENSGFPFKRTQFPIRLSFAMSINKSQGQTLDLVGIYLPQPVFSHGQLYVALSRAKTISAGNRVQATMFGNDIDSRKNSLHIFQSYYIIDAFVKPLDPKFRTESYEFQWILNSKTIIEEVPNDEIHLELPKYNFISIDQLDPYKDSVAEIDLLAVAIQMKPSKEITLTNGPIAIQEIYVIDQSCRAYIEVDDGTGKLAAVIFGEIAEEVLGYSAIDFMNHNGEEHLPFIETVAAQVSEK, from the exons ATGGATCCATCAGTTATTGCACAGCTCATGGATATTCTTCGTGTCAATCCATATTCTAGATTTTTTCGCTCTCTTGGAGATTTACCAAGTTTGGAATGTCAAAAAATATGCATTAGATCAGATCCTGGTTTAGATCAACGTGTATATAATGCTCCTACATCATCAGAAGTTGCAGCAATTTGGATTGAAGATGATACTCTAGAACAAATAACACCTCGAGACATCTTTGTTTACAACCATGTTGGTGGAAGTCACATTGTTCAATATTACTATGGATGTTATGATCCACTTCAGTATCCATTGTTGTTTCCTTTTGGTGATATTGGATGGCATCAAGGTATACAAAGAATCAACAGACGAAGTGCATTTATGTCTAATCATAGTCATACTGCACAATCAATTGATCCACATCAATCAATATCTGCCGAAGAATTACTTAGACAAGAAGATCAAG TGTTTAGAAGAAAGAGGAAAGATTCATTTGTTTCATGCCGCGAATACTATTGTTATAAGTTACAAATCAGGGAAAATATCAATTCTATTCTTTTGGTCTCTGGCCGACTGCTtcaacaatttgttgttgatatgtatattaaaattgagaCGTCAAGATTAGATTATTTTCGTAACAATCAGCAACACATTCGATCTGAATTATATCAAAGCATTGTGGATAGCATCAACGTTGGAGAAACAAATGCTTCTAGAATTGGAAAGCGAATAATTTTACCATCATCTTTTATTGGAGGTCCAAGGGATATGCAAAAAAGATACATGGAGGCAATGACTTTAGTTCAAAGGTATGGCAAACCAGATATCTTTCTGACAATTACATGCAACCCAAATTGGAAAGAAATCTCTGCTGAATTGAAACCACATGAAGAAACTCAAAATCGTCCTAATTTAATTGCCCAAGTCTTCAAAGCAAAGTTAGAAGAATTGAAGGATCAATTATTCAAGCGggaaatatttggaaaagtttcagcatatgtttatgttattgaaCATCAAAAAAGAGGACTTCCCCATGCACATTTTTTGATCATCCTACATCGAGATTGGAAATTATATGCACCTGAATCTTTCGATCAAATTGTTTCTGCAGAATTACCTGACAAAAACAAGAACTTACATCTTTATACAGCTGTTACAAAGCATATGATGCATGGACCGTGTGGAATTTTGAATCCTGCAAATGTCTGCATGAAAAGAAATGGTCATTGCAAAAATAGTTACCCAAGACAGTTTGTCAAAAATACAACTATTGGAAATGATTGTTTTCCAATATACAGACGAGCTGATGACAAAAAAGTAGTCAAAATCAGAGGTCATGATTTGGATAATCGATGGGTTGTTCCATACAATCCTTACTTGCTTGCAATGTTTGACTGCCATATCAATGTCAAAATATGTTCTACAATAAAGGCAGTTAAATACCTTTATAAGTATGTTTACAAAGGTCATGACCGTGTTGCCTTTAATTTGGTTTCTGAACAAACCAATCAACAAATTGATGAAATTCAACAATTTCAATCAGCCCGATGGATTGCTCCGCCAGAGGCAATGTGGAGAATATATGGATTTATTATCAATGAGGTGCATCCAGCAGTCTACAACTTACATTTACATCTTGAAAATCAGCACCAAGTAACTTTCCGAGCACATGAAAACTTGACAAACGTTATTAATTCTGATCTTTCTGCAAAGTCAATGTTGACAGAATTTTTCTCTACAAATCAAGTTGACCAAAATGCCAGAAGATTGTTATATAAAGAATTtccagaattttatgtttggagtCAACAATACAAAATGTGGACTGTTCGAAAGAAACAAGTTGTTATAGGCCGAATCGTGACAGCAAATCCTTCTGAAGGTGAAAGATATTATTTGCGAATTTTATTGAATCATATAAGAGGTCCATTATCATTTGATGATCTCAAGACAGTTAATGGTGTTTTAGCTCCCACATTTCGTGAAGCAGCTACAATGCACGGTTTATTACAAAGAGATAACAGCATCGAAGAATGTTTACAAGAAGCATCTCTTTATCAAACACCTTCTAATTTGCGGCGACTATTTGCAACCATTTTGGTCTATTGTAATCCAGCAAATCCAAGATATCTTTGGGAACTTTTTGAGCAAGACATGTCAGCTGATTTTCAAACAACTGAACATTCTCTATTAAATGTGAGAATGCAGGTTTTACACTCCATCTCCACAACACTTGAATCAATGGGTAGAGatattaattcatttcaacTTCTTGATCAAAACATTcattttgatgaagatgaatttttgtctagagaaattgatgatgaattaGCTGTTTCAATTCCAGAAGAAGATATACTTGCATCAACATTGCTCAATACAGAACAACAAGTTGTTTACAAGTTAGTTCTAGAAAAAGTTTTCTCAGATCAAAATGCTGCATTCTTTATAGATGGACCTGGCGGAACAGGAAAGACTTTTTTGTATAAAGCACTTCTTGCAGAAATAAGATCAAAAGATTTAATTGCTATTGCAACTGCTTCATCTGGTGTTGCTGCATCAATTTTACCTGGAGGTCGAACAGCACATTCACGATTTAAAATGCCTCTAGATagtaacaaaaattctatatgcagcGTCAGCAAACAAAGTGGACTTGCAAAATTGCTACAAGTAACAAAATTGATTATATGGGATGAAGCTCCAATGTCAAGAAAGGAAGCTATAGAGGCATTAGATAGAATGTTAAAAGATGTCAACGATTCAGAACTACCTTTTGGTGGAAAAGTTGTTATATTTGGAGGAGATTTTCGTCAAATTTTACCCGTTGTTCCTAAAGGCACAAGACAACAACACATTGATGCTAGCTTGGTTTCTTCTTATCTATGGCCCATATTAACAAAGATTCATttgactgaaaatatgcgtGCCAGATTAGATCCAGATTTTTCAAACTACATATTGGAATTGGGCAATGGAATGCCACCAATTACAATTGACGAATATGTCAAGATTCCTACAACAATGTTAATCCCATATCAAGACGATAGTACTTCTTTGGATCAACTGTTGGATGCTATTTTTGATGATATTTCAGAATATTCAATGAATATTTCAAACATGATGAATCGTGCCATATTAGCACCAAAGAACAGCTATGTAGATGAGATAAACAATTTATTGATACAAAGATTTCCAGGAGAGATGAAACAGTATTACAGCTTTGACGAAACAATAGATGCATCTGAACAAGCAGTCATGGAAGATTTCTTAAATACATTAACTCCAAATGGATTCCCTCCACATCAATTGTTGCTGAAACAGAATTGTCCGATCATGTTGCTTAGAAATATTAATCCTTCAGAAGGATTATGCAATGGAACACGACTGATTTGTCGTAATTTTGATCATAATGTGATTCATGCAGAAATTGCAATTGGCCATCAGAGTGGCAAAAAAGTTTTTATTCCTAGAATTCCATTTTTGCCAAGACCAGATGAGAACAGTGGTTTCCCTTTCAAGAGAACTCAATTTCCTATCAGATTAAGCTTTGCAATGAGTATAAACAAATCACAAGGACAAACATTAGATCTTGTTGGGATATACTTGCCTCAACCAGTTTTTTCACATGGACAATTATATGTGGCTTTATCAAGAGCAAAGACTATTTCTGCA GGAAATCGTGTTCAAGCAACCATGTTTGGTAATGATATTGATTCAAGAAAAAACTCTCTGCATATCTTCCAATCTTATTACATCATAGATGCATTTGTTAAGCCGTTAGATCCAAAATTCAGAACAGAATCATACGAGTTTCAGTGGATTTTAAATTCTAAGACAATCATCGAAGAAGTACCAAATGATGAAATCCATTTAGAGCTACCGAAGTACAATTTCATTTCTATTGATCAGTTGGATCCCTACAAAGACTCAGTTGCAGAAATAG ATCTATTAGCAGTTGCCATTCAGATGAAACCATCCAAAGAAATAACATTAACAAATGGACCAATTGCTATTCAAGAAATTTATGTCATAGATCAAAG CTGTCGAGCATACATTGAAGTTGATGATGGAACAGGAAAATTGGCTGCAGTGATATTTGGCGAAATTGCTGAAGAAGTATTAGGCTACTCTGCAATCGATTTCATGAATCACAACGGAGAg GAACATCTACCATTTATAGAAACAGTTGCAGCACAAGTTTCAGAAAAATAA
- the LOC122274667 gene encoding uncharacterized protein LOC122274667: MEKLLGFGTIPGYRDLLHEHIGGESQDSKTETVDTLISGETRWWDTSKVQALFNPIIAEKILKIVICPEGYEDRWMWTEKRSGEFSVRSAYKLLQKGIYDAEGQSSNSSSLNSLWRAIWKMKLPLKIRIFAWKLCKNCLPTGLNLIKRHVDIDPKCCLCAEQDEDLGHAIVFYPQLIEFWKSQLPKLRNRKIHDVVVLPIKQVVDHALSIQSNYASCSQQKNLNHTKLNGFWSPPPEGFLKLNIDGALFFYQKKARVGPVLRDGRGEVIFAASKIECFIEGPKTIELVAVLRGLQLCIQSGISKLMVESDCKLLVEKLQQESQQDASHLGNLTFEVKRLMSHLDVRLCKHVSCLDNSVAHKLARMAWNVDDLVVWGESVPESIAHVIWVDKFSCNPYAI; this comes from the exons ATGGAAAAACTATTAGGATTTGGCACGATCCCAGGGTACAGAGACTTGTTGCATGAACATATAGGAGGAGAGAGTCAGGACAGCAAAACTGAAACAGTGGACACTCTTATCAGTGGGGAAACCAGATGGTGGGACACTTCAAAAGTTCaagctctattcaatccaatTATAGCAGAGAAGATACTGAAAATAGTAATCTGTCCAGAGGGTTATGAAGACAGATGGATGTGGACTGAAAAGAGAAGTGGGGAGTTCAGTGTTCGTAGTGCTTACAAGCTGTTACAAAAAGGCATTTATGATGCAGAAGGGCAGAGTTCAAATAGTAGTAGCTTGAATAGCCTATGGAGagcaatatggaagatgaagTTGCCTTTGAAAATAAGGATTTTTGCATGGAAATTATGCAAGAACTGCTTACCAACAGGATTGAACTTAATTAAGAGACATGTTGATATAGATCCTAAATGTTGTTTATGTGCTGAACAGGATGAAGACTTGGGCCATGCAATTGTTTTCTATCCCCAGTTAATAGAGTTCTGGAAAAGCCAGCTTCCTAAACT GAGAAACCGAAAGATACATGATGTGGTTGTTCTACCTATAAAACAAGTTGTGGACCATGCCCTCTCAATTCAGTCCAATTATGCTTCCTGTTCTCAACAGAAAAACCTAAACCATactaaattaaatggtttttggaGTCCCCCTCCAGAGGGGTTTCTGAAACTCAATATTGATGGTgctctatttttttatcaaaagaaaGCAAGAGTTGGGCCAGTGCTTCGAGATGGAAGAGGTGAAGTAATATTTGCAGCTAGCAAGATAGAATGCTTTATAGAAGGACCAAAAACTATTGAACTAGTGGCAGTTTTAAGGGGCCTTCAGTTATGCATTCAATCGGGTATATCAAAGTTGATGGTGGAGTCAGATTGTAAGCTGCTAGTGGAAAAGCTGCAACAAGAATCTCAACAGGATGCCTCACACCTAGGAAATTTGACATTTGAAGTTAAAAGATTAATGTCTCACTTAGATGTCCGTTTATGTAAACATGTGAGTTGTTTAGATAACAGTGTTGCTCATAAGCTAGCTAGAATGGCTTGGAATGTAGATGATTTGGTTGTATGGGGGGAATCCGTACCAGAATCTATTGCCCATGTTATTTGGGTGGATAAGTTTTCTTGTAATCCCTATGCAATATAG